CACTGTGGACGCCGCGACCGTTCTCGTCCATGGCGACAATCGGGGGTCAGAGTTTAGAGTTCCTGCATGGAGCTCCGGCTTCACCGCCTGCGCATCCTCCGCGAGGTCGCGCACCACGGCGGTGTGAACGCGGCGGCCCTCGCGACGCACTACTCGCCGTCCGCCGTCTCCCAGCAGATGGCCGCGCTGGAGAGGGACGTGGGCGCCCCGGTGCTCGAGCGCCGCGGCCGCCACGTCGTGCTCACCGAGGTCGGGCAGGTGCTGCTGCACCACGCCGAGATCCTGCTCGCCGCGGAGCGCGACGCCCGCAGCGCGGTCGAGCACGTGCGTGACCTCGTGGCCGTCGAGCTGACCGTCGGGGTCTTCAGCACCGTCGCCGCGGGCCTGGTCCCGCAGGTCGTCACCGACCTGGGGCGTCGGCGCCCCGAGATCCGCGTCCGCACCCGGGAGACCGATCCCGACGAGGCCGGGATGCAGCTCGCCCACGGCCACCTGGACCTCGCCTTCCTGATCGACTACCCCGACGCGACCGAGCCCTGGACCGCCGGGCTCGCCCTCGTGCCGG
This Nocardioides dokdonensis FR1436 DNA region includes the following protein-coding sequences:
- a CDS encoding LysR family transcriptional regulator; this translates as MELRLHRLRILREVAHHGGVNAAALATHYSPSAVSQQMAALERDVGAPVLERRGRHVVLTEVGQVLLHHAEILLAAERDARSAVEHVRDLVAVELTVGVFSTVAAGLVPQVVTDLGRRRPEIRVRTRETDPDEAGMQLAHGHLDLAFLIDYPDATEPWTAGLALVPVMDDRLHVAAATGQLAPGTIRLADLADHDWIISGPQSYYGRAVRAACRDAGFEVRTTHEVDGQATALAMVAAGLGVTLVSDLGRTFLPGDGITLHRVSRPLRRRILLARHERADSPAMQAFLSSTARAVAALELADQD